The following are from one region of the Geotrypetes seraphini chromosome 12, aGeoSer1.1, whole genome shotgun sequence genome:
- the TYW3 gene encoding tRNA wybutosine-synthesizing protein 3 homolog isoform X2, translating to MGASMGLKCRSRIALGCLLHIRNVKRKMWLTFYWQDVWKMLFNWAVTNAQLRILLQIAALQKSSGDAVLKFEPFVLHVQCRQLQDAQLLHSVALSSGFRNSGITVGKKGRTMMAVRSTHGLEVPLSRKGKLLVNEEYIEFLVQIANQKMEENKKRTDRFYSCLQSALRCEDIFEKSILESQTSRPVYTRRRRRKGMKEDVVCTSPDEEALDGEEEVEFDAAIFSELHL from the exons tGCTTCCATGGGTTTGAAGTGCAGAAGCAGAATTGCTCTTGGCTGCTTGTTGCACATCAGAAATGTCAAAAGGAAGATGTG GTTAACTTTTTATTGGCAAGATGTGTGGAAAATGTTGTTCAACTGGGCAGTCACAAACGCACAACTCAGAATTTTGCTTCAGATTGCAGCACTTCAGAAATCCAGTGGAGATGCTGTGTTAAAATTTGAACCATTTGTCCTACACGTGCAGTGTCGACAGCTACAAGATGCACAACTTCTG CATTCTGTGGCTTTAAGCTCTGGCTTCCGGAATTCAGGTATCACCGTTGGCAAAAAAGGCAGAACTATGATG GCAGTACGGAGCACTCATGGTTTGGAAGTACCATTGAGCCGTAAGGGAAAGCTGCTAGTGAATGAAGAATACATAGAATTCCTCGTTCAAATAGCAAACCAGAAGATGGAAGAGAACAAGAAACGAACAGACAG ATTTTACAGCTGCTTACAGTCTGCTTTGAGATGTGAAGATATTTTTGAGAAATCCATACTGGAAAGCCAAACGTCAAGACCCGTATATACCCgcaggaggagaaggaaaggCATGAAAGAGGATGTCGTGTGCACATCACCAGATGAAGAAGCACTTGATGGTGAAGAGGAAGTGGAATTTGATGCTGCCATCTTCAGCGAACTTCATCTGTAG